From the genome of Planctomycetia bacterium:
TCGGGGGAGATTTGCGAATCTGCGGATCAGTCCAACGTGCGGAGATGGTGAGCAGTTCCTCGTGCAGCCGGGCTGCTCCGCTTCCGTATAGGCAGAGTCGACCAAGCAGTACGATACGGGGAATGGCGTCATTCGCCTGGGTCAGGCAGGCACGGGACAAGTCGTGATGGACGAGCCCCTGGGCCATGAACCGCGAGAGCAGGCGCTGGACGACTCGTTGTTCCAGGTGCAGGTGGACTGCGGAATTATCCAGGACGCCGGCATCTTCAAAGATGACCGGGCGGATCGGAGCGGTACGACGCCATTCCCAGAATGTTTGATCACGTTCACGGGGGACTCTCAGAGAATCGAGAGTATCGGCCCAGGAGGCATCACCACCAGAACGCTGATCCAAAGCGGGGAAGATGAAACGTTCGTGCTGACCGGTGGCAGCCATCGACTTTGCACCGATCATTTCCAGGGCACAGTTGATGGTAGCACGGAAACTGGTTTCACTGAGGCCAGTACTTGCTTTGGACTTGTCTGCCAATTCCCTCAGCTTATCGATCTGTTGGCGCAGTTCCTGCTGCCTGGCTCGATCACACTCCAGTTCATCATTGACGACCTTCTGACGATCAGGGTCTACTTTTGCTGAGTTGATCTCGTTCAGAAGGTGCTTTTCCTGATCTCGATGAATGCCTTTGTTTAAGAGTTGAGTCAGCCGACTGTCGATGACCTGGGCCAGGCTGCCCAGTTCCTTGCGGATGGTTTCGGTCTTACGAACTACTGTGGCGAGGATGCGGTCTTCGGGTCGCTGCTTGTAGACGAAGTAATGGCAGTAGACCACTGGTTGAGGTTGGAGCTTACGGTCGATGCGGCCATTTCGTTGCTCCATTCGACTGGGGTTCCAGGGGATATCGAAATGGAACAGGTTATAGCAGTGAGCTTGTAGATTCAGGCCTTCACGGGCTGCATCGGTGGCTATGAGAATGCGAACCGGATGCTGATCGGGTGGGGTGTTGAAGGCTTTCTTGATCTCCTCCCTTTTCTCCGGTGGCGTGGGGCCATGGTAGATCTCGATCCGTCGATCAGCCTGGTCTGAGTTTTCGATAGCACTTTGCAGTTGTTGGTACAGATAACGCTTAGTGTCGTCGTATTCGGTGAAGATCAGGATGCGGATATCGGTCCAGGTGGCTCCGGGCTTGCCCAACTTGGGGCACATCTTCTCCCGTATCCATTCGAGGAGGTGTTTCACCCGGGCATCTGGCTTACCGCGAGAGGATTCAGCCAATGTCATCATCTCGGAAAGCAGAGCCTTCTCACGTGCGATCAGTTTACTGGTCTTTGAGGTAGGAGTTGCAGATTCACTGGATCGGGTGGCAGCTACCATCTGAGCATCTGCTTCACGGGCTTGCTCATCTTCACTCAGAGTGCCACGTTCTTCGTCGCTATCGGGCGGTTCAAACGACAAGGTAGGCTGACTGTTCTCAGCATCGGCTGCCAGTTCTTCCTTCCAGAGCTTCTCAGCGGTCCGCTGATGGACTCTCAACGTTTGGGCAAAGGCTTCGATGGACGAGAGCAAGCGTTGTTGCAATCCTGTAATGAGCAAACCACCAGTTGCCTGCTTGCGTTTGCTTTCGTTCTTTAGGCGTT
Proteins encoded in this window:
- a CDS encoding DEAD/DEAH box helicase, whose product is QITKALQDIAPRFEHRLFLSATPHNGHSNSFSALLEILDPQRFCRGVPVDQKLRNDVMVRRLKDDLREIQGGFPKRDPMQIDLDNLPDNTPELRLAALLEEYRLSRQERLKNESKRKQATGGLLITGLQQRLLSSIEAFAQTLRVHQRTAEKLWKEELAADAENSQPTLSFEPPDSDEERGTLSEDEQAREADAQMVAATRSSESATPTSKTSKLIAREKALLSEMMTLAESSRGKPDARVKHLLEWIREKMCPKLGKPGATWTDIRILIFTEYDDTKRYLYQQLQSAIENSDQADRRIEIYHGPTPPEKREEIKKAFNTPPDQHPVRILIATDAAREGLNLQAHCYNLFHFDIPWNPSRMEQRNGRIDRKLQPQPVVYCHYFVYKQRPEDRILATVVRKTETIRKELGSLAQVIDSRLTQLLNKGIHRDQEKHLLNEINSAKVDPDRQKVVNDELECDRARQQELRQQIDKLRELADKSKASTGLSETSFRATINCALEMIGAKSMAATGQHERFIFPALDQRSGGDASWADTLDSLRVPRERDQTFWEWRRTAPIRPVIFEDAGVLDNSAVHLHLEQRVVQRLLSRFMAQGLVHHDLSRACLTQANDAIPRIVLLGRLCLYGSGAARLHEELLTISARWTDPQIRKSPPTPYGRDAETKTIQLLQESLAERLHKTVPKEIAKQLQASAQFDVAALLPHLEARGKEHAQDAIKKLKERGAAEAKAMKAILNNQQKHIEKTVKAYKNPSELLLAFPEKDEELRQLQANQRYWEKRLLKIFEELETEPQRIKDVYEVQATRIEPVGLVYLWPVTG